The following are encoded in a window of Actinomyces oris genomic DNA:
- a CDS encoding class II 3-deoxy-7-phosphoheptulonate synthase gives MNELSAARTDAQAPAWRHLPALQQPAYPDEAALADVVADLRRRPPLVFAGEVDSLRDLIAQASTGDAFVLMGGDCAESFTHNTADNIRLKVQTILQMAAVLTYGASTPVVKIGRMAGQYAKPRSSDTETRGEVTLPAFRGDSVNGHEFTPEARIPDPTRMLDAYLRSGTTLNLIRAFTMGGYADLREVHSWNRGFTANPAYKRFESFAEELDRAMRFMEAAGVDFEALRQVDFYAAHEALLLEYEDAMIREDSRSGRLYDTSAHMLWVGERTREADGAHVAILAGVHNPVGVKVGPTTSPDDLSRLMDRLNPEGLPGRLSLITRMGADRIRQALPPLVEAVRADGRPVTWIADPMHGNTITSDNGYKTRRFETILDEIRGFFEVHRTLGTAPGGIHVELTGDDVTEVLGGGEHIDEAGLAEHYETLVDPRLNHQQSLEVAFEIAEMLKG, from the coding sequence ATGAACGAGCTCTCCGCCGCCCGCACGGACGCCCAGGCCCCCGCATGGCGTCACCTGCCCGCCCTCCAGCAGCCCGCCTATCCTGATGAGGCCGCGCTGGCCGACGTGGTGGCGGACCTGCGCCGCCGGCCCCCGCTCGTCTTCGCCGGAGAGGTCGACTCCCTGCGCGACCTCATCGCCCAGGCCAGCACCGGGGACGCCTTCGTCCTCATGGGCGGGGACTGCGCCGAGTCCTTCACCCACAACACGGCCGACAACATCCGTCTCAAGGTCCAGACCATCCTCCAAATGGCTGCGGTCCTCACCTACGGCGCCTCCACGCCCGTGGTCAAGATCGGCCGCATGGCCGGCCAGTACGCCAAGCCCCGCAGTTCGGACACCGAGACCCGCGGCGAGGTCACCCTGCCCGCCTTCCGCGGCGACTCCGTCAACGGCCACGAGTTCACCCCCGAGGCCCGCATCCCCGACCCCACCCGCATGCTGGACGCCTACCTGCGCTCGGGCACCACACTCAACCTCATCCGCGCCTTCACGATGGGTGGTTACGCGGACCTGCGCGAGGTCCACTCCTGGAACCGAGGCTTCACCGCCAACCCCGCCTACAAGCGCTTCGAGTCCTTCGCCGAGGAGCTCGACCGGGCCATGCGCTTCATGGAGGCCGCCGGCGTGGACTTCGAGGCCCTGCGCCAGGTCGACTTCTACGCCGCCCACGAGGCCCTCCTCCTGGAGTACGAGGACGCCATGATCCGCGAGGACTCCCGCTCCGGGCGCCTCTACGACACCTCCGCCCACATGCTCTGGGTGGGGGAGCGCACCCGGGAGGCCGACGGCGCCCACGTCGCCATCCTCGCCGGCGTCCACAACCCCGTGGGCGTCAAGGTCGGCCCCACCACGTCCCCCGACGACCTCTCCCGGCTCATGGACCGCCTCAACCCCGAGGGCCTGCCCGGACGCCTGTCCCTCATCACCCGCATGGGCGCCGACCGCATCCGCCAGGCCCTGCCGCCACTGGTGGAGGCGGTGCGCGCCGACGGGCGCCCCGTCACCTGGATCGCCGACCCCATGCACGGCAACACCATCACCTCGGACAACGGCTACAAGACCCGCCGCTTCGAGACGATCCTCGACGAGATCCGCGGCTTCTTCGAGGTGCACCGCACCCTGGGCACCGCCCCGGGCGGCATCCACGTCGAGCTCACCGGCGACGACGTCACCGAGGTCCTCGGCGGCGGCGAGCACATCGACGAGGCCGGCCTGGCCGAGCACTACGAGACCCTCGTCGACCCGCGCCTCAACCACCAGCAGTCCCTCGAGGTCGCCTTCGAGATCGCCGAGATGCTCAAGGGCTGA